The Camelus dromedarius isolate mCamDro1 chromosome 23, mCamDro1.pat, whole genome shotgun sequence nucleotide sequence GCTGATTTGTGAACCAGTTTGTTTCTCTGGATGCTAGCATTTGTGTGTgccttttgtgttttgtttgccttttgtttctgtctttaaaaattgGGGTAATGTTTCAACtatctttaaagaaattcctCTGGGGCACATTTTGGATAAGTGATCTGATTACAGCTATGAACCCATGACTGAGAGGAAGATATTTTATTGTAACAATGTGTGGCCACAGTACCCTGTTAGGATCTCCACAAGGGGTCTAGGCAGGGTTTTCTTGGGACCCTGTGTACCATGTGCTGTCACCCTTGCTGTGTTAACTACATTGTTTGCAGTCTCCTGTGTCATTGGTCTGGATCCAACAGCTCTCCAAGAAGTCACTTTGCATGGGGGTTGAGTTGATGCTTCTTGGCACATGTAAAACCCCGAGATCAAACTTGAGggtttatttggggttttctgtttatttttcaggtttttcatttcattttgttttgatacCATTTCTCCTTTTATAGACTGAAGTCAAATGGAGGAAAGGACATTCCTGGGGAGAACAGAAAGGTTCCACTTGGTTCCTAAAATCACCAAAAGCCCCATCCCAGACCTCAGCCTGGCTGGTGGATGCCAAGGCAAAAAAGGTACGTTTTTAATGGTTAGAGATGATCAATTGTTGTTTATGGTTTTACAGTGGACTTTGAATGGCTCCATAGCTATTCTGTGAAGAAGCAGGGAAGAATGAGGAAATCCTCTATGTGCGAGCATTTGTGCTGGAACATCAGGGTAGGAGAAGGTCACAGTTGTCACCTTACAGTAAAAGAAACCCAAGGGAAAATTTGTCatacaggaagaaaagaaagggaacaaGGGTGAGGATATGTTGCTCCAATCTTTGGCCGAGCCAGCTGTCCCAGCTGCTGCAGCCTTTATGCCAATATATCCACCACTTCCACTGCCTCCCATTCCTATCCAGCCCCAATTCCCAACACTGGGGCTCAGGAAGTGGCTGAACTGGCTCCCCTTCCTTATAGGGGTCAACTAGAAAATCCGGTGTTGGTTGCTGGGGCACAGGGTCCTGGTTTGGTATCGCCATCTAAGACCCGACACGGCACCCAGTTTGGACCAGGAGCCACTCCCAGGGCAGGGCGGTTTCCCTTAGCCATTATCCCTTAGGGGGCCTAAGTGCAAACAGCCGGCCTGCTTGGTTTCTACAGCCCTTCTCCACCTTAGACTTGTTTAATTGGCAACCCTCCTTACAGGGAGGATCCTTGAGATGAAAGAATGATCTTTGATGAGGCAAGGGAAGAAGCACACCAGCTCCACCTAACAGACCCAAAGGTACACCTGAAGCCCACCTGGCAGTACCCACAGCCAAACAgggaccaccaccaccaccacccccaatgAGGGAGGAAGGCCCTTATTAGAGCACTGCTGTGAGTGCATCTTGGTAGGGCTTTGAAAAGGGGAACCAAAGAAAAGAGTCTGAACAAAATTCAAGAAGTTCAGCAAAAACCAAATGAAGATTTATCAGGCCTACAGACGTTGTACAGATGCAGATCCTGAGGCCCCAGGAAATACTAGAATGGTCAACTTGACCTTTTTGGGCAAAGTGCCTCAGATATtgggaaaaagttgcaaaaaaaaattagagagtaCCTTTTGGAATGAACCTCTCTCAACTGCTAGCAACAAAAGGGAACAACAGAAGACAGAAGATGCAAAAAGAAAACGCCACTTTTCTGGCAGCGGCATTGGCTTCCTGGAAGGTGAGTCACCGCAGAGAGGTAAGCCACCACTGGGGAAAGAATAACGAGCCTactggaaggaggaagggcatTGGAAAAAAGACTGCCCGTGGCCAAAATGTAAGgcaaacaataaaagaaagatgGGAGCCTCTCATGTGATAGAAAGAGGAACGTGATGAATGAAGAGGCCCAGGGGCTTCCTTGGACTTGGGGCGTCCAATTCCAATTTCCCCACAGGAGCCCCGGATAAAATTGACAATGGGGAAGGAGCTGATTGACTTTCTGACAAACATGGATGCAACATACTCTGTGGTATAAACACCAAGGTGGTACAGAAAACATCTCAATCCATCCTGGTCATGGGAGTTTCTGGAGATGTACAAAATCGTTCATTCTTACAACCTCTAGAATGCCAACTAGGGGACCGCATCCTGATGTCCCTCATCATGTAAACAGCAACTAGTAAGCTGACCAAGCTGCAAAGAAGGCAGCAGAGGAAGGTGATTCTCAAGGCATGGTAGGTAGCATCACTTCTCTCACAGACTGGTCAAAATACCAGCCTGGTATTTTCAGAAAAGTACAAAGAGAGGGCCATAGAGTGGGGTTTCACTCTTGATCATGCCTTGCCTGGCAGGAAATGTAGTGCAGGAGGAATTGTTTTGATGCCTGAGGCACTctttctgttgttgctgttgtagtttttactaattttttattgagtgtagtcaatttacaatgttgtgtctatctctggtgcacagcatcatgtttcagtcacacatatacatacatatattccttttcatattctttttcatcatacgttactataagatattgaatatacttccctgtgctgtatggtagAAACCTGAAGCATCCTGGACACTGCACTGCAGCACATTCATAATAGTGCCCATCAGGGGAGAGGTGCCACCTTACAGCGATTCAAAAGTATAAAATGGGGCTTGATCTACAGAAGACCATCCAGCGAGTCACTCAGAATTGCATGATTTGTGCTAAAAATAACCCAAAGCCTGCTATCAGACCTCCCCCGAAGGGGACTCAACACAGAGGAACCTGCCCCCCGAGGACTGGCAAATAGACAGACTTTCCTCAAATGCCTCGAGCTGCAGGGAATTGCAGATACCTGCTAGTGTCTGTGGCCACTTTTTCAGGATGGGTAAAAGCATATCCCACTCCATCAGAAAAAGCCTCTGATGTGGTTGAAGCCCTCCTTAAGGAAACTAGCCCCTGATTGGAATTAAAAGCATTGTAAATGAATTGGAAACTACATTCATCCTGGAGACCACAATCAacagaaaaaactgagaaaatgaatcATACATTAAAAAGgagtattattaaaatgtcaagaGATGTTTTTAACTTGGGATAAGACCTTGCCAGTTGCCCTGCTGTGGATCAGAGTGGCTCCCAGAAGCAGGCTTAAATTAATAAGCCCCTTTGAAATATTGTATGGTAGGCCGTTCCAGGTGCCTGCCCAGGTGGGACAATCTATAAATGCTCTAAAAGACCTAGCCAAGGTAGACAGAACCACGTCATATCACTTACTAGGGCACTCATCTGTCAAGTTAGCTGGGGTAAAGCCATGGATTAATTACACTTGGATTAAAGCAGCACCACCGTCATCAGAAAACAACCCAAGTCCTGAGAGGTCTGGGAAACGATAGGTTTGTGAACTCTTAGAAGATTCAAGGCTAAAaaacaacataacgtcatttacAGCAAtatagatgtccctggagaatgtcattctaagtaagccagaaagagaaagaaaaataccatatgagatcactcatatgtggaatctaaaaagaaagaaagaaagaaaagaaaaagacaaatgaacataaatacaaaacagaaacagactcatagacatagaatacaaacttgtggttgctggggggggtgggaagggacagactgggagttcgaaatttgtagacactgacaggtatatatagaatagataaacaagattatacagtatagcacagggaaatgtatgcaagatcttgtggtagctcacggtgaaaaagtatGCGACgctgaatatatgtatgttcctgtataactgaaaaatcatgctctacactgaaaattgacacaacattataaactgactataactcaataaaatagaatttttaaaaaggaagatttcTTTTCACAAGTGTCAGCCGAGGCAGCCAATGCTGCCTGCCCCGCAAAGGTCAAGGCCAGGTTCAGCTCCAGCGCAAAGATCGTGAAGCCCAACGGCGAGAAGCCAGACGAGTTTGAGTCCGGCATCTCCCAGGCCCTCCTGGAGCTGGAGATGAACTGGGACCACAAGGCGCAGCTGCGGGAGCTGAACATCACGGGGGCCAAGGAAATTGAAGTTGGCGGTCGTTGGAAAGCTATTATAATCTTCGTCCCGGTCCCTCAACTGAAATCTTTTCAGAAAATCCAGGTCTGGCTGGTGTATGAGTTGGAGAAAAAGTTCAGGAGGAAGCACGTCGTTTTCATCGCTCAGAGAATTCTGCCTAAGCCAACTCGAAAAAGCCAtaccaaaaataagcaaaagtgtTCCAGGAGCCGCACTCCGTCGGCCATGCACGACGCCATCCTGGAGGACCTGGTCTTCCCAAGTGAGATCGTGGCCAAGAGGATCCACGTGAAGCTGGACGGCAGCTGGCTCATAAAGGTGCATTTGGACAAAGTGCAGTAGAACAACGTGAAGCACAGGTTGAAACGTTTTCTGGTGTCTATAAGAACCTCACGGGTGAGGATATTAATTTTGAATTTCCAGAGTTTCAGTTGTAAacaaaaatgactaaataaaacagtattcacaaaaaaaaaggtagaagaagAAGACTTAAGGCATGCCGTTTAAGAAAGGTAGGTATTGAGATGTAATTTCATTGTAGCTAAAGAAGGGTCAACCTACTTGTTTTAATCTTGTTCAAATGAATAGCACAGGAATCTAGGGTAATTATGGAACAGCTGGAAAGTTAAAATTAATAGTTATGAGGAACTGGAACCAACTGTAAATTAGACAACAAAGGCTAAGGGTTTCATCAGGTTCAGAACAGCTGTCGATCTAAGAGAACAGAGGACCGTGATGCTGACTGAAAGATTCTAAGGAATACTTCCTGTCCAGGGTGGATGGGTGCCGCTCCATCATCACCTCTGCACGGCCTGTGTTCAGCAGGAAGAAGTTAGAGccatcttcctccctcttcccataGGATTGTGGAAAGGATCACGGACAGTGGGGAATTATAAtaggaaaggaactttgtattccattacgagttaatcactaaaggaatgttgcctataagcttaaattatacataatggtcCACCTCTGGGAaacctgcctcccaggtaatgggCATTAAGccaaaatacctttgtttaggtcacaggaaacatcctgaccaggcccacctgggaATGGTTACAGGAAGGAGAAATTAACACATGCCCCATGGAGTCTGGAGGGAAGCAGGACTTTACCCCCTCCCCTTTCAGTATAAAAgcagcctgaattctaactcagggaaGCTGGTTCTTCGAGACGCTAGTCCATCACGGTcttagtctgctggctttccaaataaagtcactattccttgctccaacgaCTCATCTCTCATCTCCATTGACTGGCCTGCCGAGCAGCCAATAGTAGAaacttggacttggtaacattcTTTTTATTAGATATGCTAATGACATCATGGCTATGGGGAAaagtttgtatttgttttttaagatacACGTAAGTAATGAGATAATGTCcggaatttatttgaaaatacttcAACAGAGAAAGACGGAAGACCGAGGGAAGATGCACCtagcagaggaggaaacagggtgTAAAACCCCAGTGACTGGCAAGGTGGGAGCAGGTGGGGAGCCGAAGGACTGGCTGGTACCAGACCCTGCGGGCACTTGGGAAGAGACACCCTAGAGTGGGGGGGCTCAGCCCCAGACGGACTCTTCTGGGTGGGCGGTGTCAGGGCGCATGCGCAAGCCTCGGCAGGAGGCGGCCCCCACCCGTGGGAACGCGCAGCCTTCCCTAACCTTTTGTCCCCGCTCTTCATagggcagcccgcactggaatTCGCCAAAGGGAGGTCTGGGCATGGCTTTGCAAGGTCGGCtggctctccttccctcctccctcccccagtgcTGACCCGGAGTGTTAGGGGCTCTGGCTTTGGGCACGCAGCGAGACCACGTGAAATCCCTTCCCGGGTGGAGCTGGCATTCCAGCGGAGGAGAAGCGCGACAAACCCACGCAGAGGTGAAATGAGGCGTCAGGGGTTGGCAGTGTCAGGGACAGGAATCCTTTATCGCTctttttgctgctgtaacaagttaccacaaactgaTGGCTTCAGACAGCACAAAGTTACTGTCTCAGCGCTCTGAAGTCGGACTCCACACGGATTTCTTGGGCTAAGATCATGGTATTCCCAGGGCTGCGTCCTTTGTGGAGACTGCGGGGGGGACATCCTTTCCTGCTGGTTCCAGTTTCTAGAGGTCGCCCACATTCTTTGGCTCTCTGCTCCCTTCACCTCCAAAATCGGCAGCCCAGGGCTTGGCTCCCTCTCAGCAGTACTCTTAACTTCTCTCCCTTTGACTTTTGCCAGCCGCTTCCACCTTTAAAGACCCTTGTGATGACATGCGCACACATGGATAAtgcaggataattttttttaaggtcagaTAACTAGTCACCTTAATTTCATCCGCAACCTTAATTTCATCCAcaaccttaattcccctttgccatgtaaccaAACGTATTCATGGGTTCAGGGATTAGAACATGAATCACTTCAGGGCCCTTATTCCGCCTGCCAcagatggggagacagatggagatagagaaagatagaggcaggggaaaaaaggggtatgaagagagagacagatcCCAGGTGagaggagggatggagagagggagaaagagagtgtCCAAGGTGTGCTAGGGGAGTCCTTGGGAGGGTCTCATCTGCCTGGGGGACCTTCCAGGGAAGTTGTTCCAGAAGAGCCTGGGGCAGTTCAGGGTCAGGCCAATTGCTAATTGTTGGGGAGGGAGGCAAAGAGGGACAGCTCTCCATAAATCAATTCTGCCAGCATTTCCTAAGGATCAAGGCTATTTGGGTCTCTCTTCCTGGGACAGCACCTCCCAACCTGGGGCTTGGGGTGTATGCAGATGTCCACGGGAATGCGAGTGTATCTCTGTCTCCTTGGTGGGAGTCGGGGGAAGCTTTCATCAAATTCTCAAAGAGGCCTGGGATGAATAAAAAGTTAATTACTATCTTGAGGCTTATAAAAAGCAGTGCTTACAATGTAAACTgctacagccattttggaaaacagcttgagAGTTCTCAAAATGCAGGGTTAACCAGaggacccagaaattccattcctaggcatgtacctcagaaaactgaaaatatctcCACACaaacatgaatgttcacagcagcattattcataacagccaaaaagtggaaacaacccaaatgctcatCACCTGGTAAATGGATAAACGTGGTATAGCCATGCAGTGGAACAGTATGcagttataaaaaggaatgaagtactgatacatggaTAAGCCTTGGAAAACTCATGCTAAAAACC carries:
- the LOC105089693 gene encoding small ribosomal subunit protein eS7-like translates to MNWDHKAQLRELNITGAKEIEVGGRWKAIIIFVPVPQLKSFQKIQVWLVYELEKKFRRKHVVFIAQRILPKPTRKSHTKNKQKCSRSRTPSAMHDAILEDLVFPSEIVAKRIHVKLDGSWLIKVHLDKVQ